The Manduca sexta isolate Smith_Timp_Sample1 unplaced genomic scaffold, JHU_Msex_v1.0 HiC_scaffold_2421, whole genome shotgun sequence region ataaggtGCATCTGTAATAcgttgtttttgcgtttatttatgattttattttcaatatacgtGAGAAAGGTGATAACATAGATggtatataaatgaaatttggtgttATACTTTGGCAGTTATTTTTTGACTAGTTATGAAAGTATTCGTTTTGTTGTTTGCACTGCTCAGTGCAACAGTACAAGAGGACGTTGATTCCGTAGTGATATGTGGAGTCGGCGACGATAACATCGAGGGATTCCGGGAAGCTCTCTATGACTTTAATATGAAACTGTACAAGAAATTAGCTGAGCATACCCACGGGCATTTTGTCATCTCGCTCCCCTGTGGCAATCGCTGGCAGCAATCGCGGAAAGCATGGATGGGGTCGCGCGACAGGAACTCCTCCAACTCCTCGGCCTACCAGAAGACGAGTGCACGCGACAAACTTACTACCAACTCGCGTCCAGCCGCGAGACATTCGGCCTCGACGTTTACTATGCAAAGGAAGCATGTCTTCTTTATCGATGAAGGTTTAAACATGAACACAGAGTGGGTGAACTTAGCTAGTACTCAATTTAATTTGCATACCATACCAGTGCCGATAAAACGCGCCCCGAAGGATGTGGCTTATTTGATACGACACATAATATCTTCTCAACTAGCACCACTGAATTTGCAAGGAAACTCCTTGTTGGCAGACGAAATAGATTACAATGGGCTGTGGTCAGAGGCGTTTCCCGAAGCGGACATCATACGGTCACCATTCTACGACCATGAAGGCAATCAGATCGGGTCGGTTGACTTGATGAGAATCAAGAGACGCGTGCGCATGGTGTTCGTGGAACAAATTAATGCCAGAGTTGTGGAGATACCTGTCGGGGTGGATGGCCGGTATCGGATGCTGTTCGGAATACCGGTGGAGGGCATGATATGAGAAAATCAATTGAAAAAGTTACAGCAACGGTGATGTTTGAAATGGTAGCCGGTTTGAAAGAGAGTGAGGTGCCGATAGACGTGGCGATACCGCGGTTTGTCACCACCACCGAGTCTGACGTGCGAGCGGTTCTGGAACAGGTGGGACTGAAGAGTCTGTGGACTGACGCCTCAGCAAcaaggtaatttattttgtatattactaatttaaagTTACAGTACCTGTGTTACTTTTGGTTTCTTCACATTATTGGcaagtatttaacaataaatatagttCATGATATATAATCAACTTTTAAACCCTTGAGGAACCATAATATGCCATCATTATGGGAAGGTGATTGAACTCTAGTTCGAAAGGGTAGACATTGATTGTATTGATTACTATTTTTCATGTCAACCACAAGTATCCGCACTGGTTGTACATTTTTTCAAACAGTAATAATTATTGGTTATACAATTCTAACGTCCCTATGACTTTGTAGTATAAATGAAGTGCCTCCGTTTAACAATGAGGACGACATTATAGTTAtgcaataagtatttaatatatagaCATTTTAGCAGTTTGCtggtaatatttatatcagcccgggtagcaaccaccgtacacaagatataAAACCCGTCATATTCAGCCACGTActtgtgtcgtgttccggatccacctgtgtatatccggtttcaaaagGCCGGTATCATGGCATCAACTGaaggactagcttttgctcatggctgcgcccgcgtgatggagtttttcCAGGATACATTTTTATCCGACTTACtttatatgtatcgttatattatgactaaattacacaaaatcattatatataactaatattactcaagtttcatccaaatcacttcagtagtttttcgtgaaagatgaacaaacatacatccaaacATTCTTTTCTCGAAAACCTTAGTAATGACTGCAATATGCACTAAAGTAAAACGAACATGGCTTAAATGTATTATGAACGACATTAAGATATACATcctttatttagtttaaacttattttatcttttttaatttcaccTTAGGCATCTTGTGAAGGGGAACGAGATAGTGCTCAAGTATTTTACCTTTATGATACATTTGTATCATTCTATGCTGCGATCACATGCTCCATGATGTGTTTGTATGGTTATATATATTCGCTATGGTTTGATGTTATGCTGTTATATCTTCAGGAACATTTCCCAGCCAGCTGTCATGCCCAGCGGGTTCGTACAGCGCGCCGAGATCACTCTAGACAGCCACGGCATCGACTCCTACAACCCAGAATTCATAGAATTCACCGAATACTCCACTGGCCTCGATCCAAAACTTGGACATGAAATGATCGCCAACAGGCCATTTATGTACGGTTTATTTGACGCTGAGACctacgtgttgtaaatatggtatatgttcttagtaattaaataaagttagtaaaaagatgttattgacatgagtgtttatttcggactaaaagggaagtaactatggcaaacaaaatacaattagttctaaaaatagaacatataaaaataataagtcacgacgaaggttacaatctccaacagccgcccttaatcgcagttgtgacagaaacaaaacaaataaaataattaagtttctaaacctaagttaactacacatcgtttgtgtgctagaggtccgagggccttcgttagtacatcagcaggcatatcgttacttttatatattctaacttaacaatattattagataccttttccctaataaagtgaaacctagtatctatatgcttcgtcctgctgtggtgtacaggatttcgaacaagattaatggcactttggctgtcagaagctaagttaactgaacaaagtatacctgttatctcgtatataaaccgacgtaagtaacacgcttccttcgtggcagacgctaatgccatatattctgactcggccgaacttaacgcaacagtaggttgcttcttggattcccatgatactgacctccacttaacttgtaaacataaccggtgtatgaccttctgtcgattgacagtttgcccagtctgcgtcacaaaaccctttaaatggttcttcattcttatgacttgaccatccgttcttcttgccatattattttaaactaatggagtatccacggtcttacactccttcatattaaacttttctaatatagaaagaatataattcagagatcttttaatgaaaaatatctcgacaaatcttctcaaaattcaaattcttgacagtgtcaaatgtcaaattagatttaaagaagactattatgtcatcaacaaaattcccaatatcataagttctttaccatagagtttggtagtttaattttgtaaatccatttacatggcataaccttttttttaggcttatctactaaattccatgtatggagtttcattaaagaactatactcaccagccatattatggtgccacttatcagcatcatcggcatgagtagcttcgtaatatgtcgtaggttcattagaatctaccattgacgtattgtaagctttataaaaatttgttgtttttctgtctctggaagggtatctgcgctcagggtgcgattcctgttccaaattcgctgtcacttcttccacactaggcatccttaagtcactgagagactcgctcttccagagtcactgactcttttgtactttctagatttactggtaaagttgcttcagccgccgggctgatactctcatcacagtcatagaattgacagtcatgatcaaactcagaatcaatctcttttgctcatcaaataacaatatagattctgactctgcgacagactcagattgcttctgctttagcgctgtaaagcaattttcaaaaaaggttgcatctctggatataataacttttcgtgggttagcaggatccctaaaaatataagtgcctggattttcagaataaccgacgaaaattgcttcctgtgccttgacatctaatttcttcctgtgacacgaaggtatatggactagagctttacaaccaaatacttttagatggctaagatcaccttttcgtccataccatttgtcataaggaatttgtccacctaaggctcgatgaggagacctattcttaaggtaaatggcaacttggaatgcatcttcccagaatgctttcggtagtgaactttcagctagcaacgttcttgccttttctgtaaccgaacgatgggtgcgttccgctatccaacttgctgaggactataaggcgtcgttgtttgatgttctataccttttgaagcaagataatcaacaaactctttattcacgaactccttacctccatcagtcctaattgctttaattgttttatctaactgattttcaacaaaacattgaaacacacaaaatatatctttgacttctgttttagaagaaataaaataagcaaacacttttcgcgtataatcgtctactattgtcaacatatatctatttccttgaaaagaagttgtagacaccggtcccatcaaatccatatggatcagttccaaagggaagtagccctattaaacgctaaccttttgaaaggttttcttgcttgtttaccttccacgcaagcgatacaactagttttatctactcctgtatactttatacctaccttgtgatttttcagttggttcatgcctatacgacacaaatgtcctaacctcttatgccatatttgataactatcctgacaaccagagtgcacatcttgtgtcaaaaattatccgccacattctcggaaacatttacagttccatctaaaacgtacagtccaccacagggcgaggcatgagcaacagattcacctgtaaaattaaaagtatcagatttataaaagttacatccatttttatcaaaaacacaaataaaacccttttcaacagttttatatacagataacaaactagctttcaaatctggtatataagcaacatcactaatattgttgaccacgttctcgggcgtgtttattgaaatatttccaattccgcagcacttaatctgttctccatttgcgacagtaacagtaccttgattctgtatcgagatattctgaaaccagtcccgtctagaagtcatgtgtctagtacaacctgaatctacataaattatgtcctttcttgggtttccagaagtattaagacttgtaaatatcgtatcattggtatttaccgcattgcctttctccttcttgtttctctgtggacagtctggtctctatgtccaggtgtcttgcactcataacaaactatattcttcttcattgacttaggcttcttcttcgcatgaaaaacagtctaatgacgtagccacatctttggacatttcattaagcagttttgttttcaccaactctgtagtcacgtctacattgcaattttctaaagccataatgagaggttcataccttggagttagacctcccaaaagttgcagcaatagacttgtcctctatgactacatcaatatccgcaagatcctgtgcggttgacataactgcgttaatatatagttcaatatttttgaactctgatagactcaacctgtacagtctacgctccaaaataatcttcgtcctattcccttatcttcaaaggctttttgcaaacaagtccatgcctcagatgcagttttcgcacatcttatatgggttatcgctgcaccttctactgataagcatatctttgctaatgcctttgcgtctttgcgtacctttgtagaggcaggggttgtgtctccatttgggtatccaccgattgtttccctagatcctcatgcataaggtaattgcgcatcttaaatttccatgtaggatatccatctttattcctcaaacatgaaaatgtaaaagatgagctcgacgacgggaatttttcacactcgaaacatctccaga contains the following coding sequences:
- the LOC119192164 gene encoding uncharacterized protein LOC119192164; amino-acid sequence: MKVFVLLFALLSATVQEDVDSVVICGVGDDNIEGFREALYDFNMKLYKKLAEHTHGHFVISLPCGNRWQQSRKAWMGSRDRNSSNSSAYQKTSARDKLTTNSRPAARHSASTFTMQRKHVFFIDEGLNMNTEWVNLASTQFNLHTIPVPIKRAPKDVAYLIRHIISSQLAPLNLQGNSLLADEIDYNGLWSEAFPEADIIRSPFYDHEGNQIGSVDLMRIKRRVRMVFVEQINARVVEIPVGVDGRYRMLFGIPVEGMI
- the LOC119192162 gene encoding corticosteroid-binding globulin-like, which encodes MVAGLKESEVPIDVAIPRFVTTTESDVRAVLEQVGLKSLWTDASATRNISQPAVMPSGFVQRAEITLDSHGIDSYNPEFIEFTEYSTGLDPKLGHEMIANRPFMYGLFDAETYVL